The Maniola jurtina chromosome 1, ilManJurt1.1, whole genome shotgun sequence genome has a window encoding:
- the LOC123868814 gene encoding profilin isoform X2: protein MSWQDYVDKQLIASRCVSKAAIAGHDGNVWAKSEGFDISKDEVGKIVAGFENESLLTSGGVTIAGTRYIYLSGTDRIIRAKLGKVGVHCMKTQQAVVISLYEEPIQPQQAASVVEKLGDYLITCGY from the exons ATGAGCTGGCAAGATTATGTCGATAAACAGTTAATTGCATCCAGATGTGTTTCTAAAGCAGCGATTGCCGGTCACGACGGAAATGTCTGGGCAAAGTCGGAAGGCTTCGAT ATATCAAAAGACGAAGTGGGGAAGATAGTCGCCGGTTTTGAAAATGAATCACTTCTAACAAGTGGCGGTGTCACGATAGCGGGCACGCGGTACATCTACCTCAGCGGGACAGACCGCATCATACGTGCAAAGCTCGGCAAGGTCGGCGTGCACTGCATGAAGACACAACAAG CCGTCGTAATTTCTCTCTATGAAGAACCGATCCAACCCCAACAAGCTGCATCAGTAGTGGAGAAGTTAGGAGACTATTTAATTACCTGTGGTTATTAA
- the LOC123868814 gene encoding profilin isoform X1 yields the protein MSWQDYVDKQLIASRCVSKAAIAGHDGNVWAKSEGFDISKDEVGKIVAGFENESLLTSGGVTIAGTRYIYLSGTDRIIRAKLGKVGVHCMKTQQAVVISLYEEPIQPQQAASVVEKLGDYLITCGY from the exons ATGAGCTGGCAAGATTATGTCGATAAACAGTTAATTGCATCCAGATGTGTTTCTAAAGCAGCGATTGCCGGTCACGACGGAAATGTCTGGGCAAAGTCGGAAGGCTTCGAT ATATCAAAAGACGAAGTGGGGAAGATAGTCGCCGGTTTTGAAA ATGAATCACTTCTAACAAGTGGCGGTGTCACGATAGCGGGCACGCGGTACATCTACCTCAGCGGGACAGACCGCATCATACGTGCAAAGCTCGGCAAGGTCGGCGTGCACTGCATGAAGACACAACAAG CCGTCGTAATTTCTCTCTATGAAGAACCGATCCAACCCCAACAAGCTGCATCAGTAGTGGAGAAGTTAGGAGACTATTTAATTACCTGTGGTTATTAA